Proteins found in one Rhinolophus ferrumequinum isolate MPI-CBG mRhiFer1 chromosome 9, mRhiFer1_v1.p, whole genome shotgun sequence genomic segment:
- the TAL1 gene encoding T-cell acute lymphocytic leukemia protein 1, with translation MTERPPSEAARSDPPLEGREAAEARMAPPHLVLLNGVAKETSRTAPVELPVIELGARGGPGGGPAGGGGAARDLKGRDAAAAEARHRVPTTELCRPPGSAPAPAPAPAPAELPGDGRMVQLSPPALAAPAAPGRTLLYSLSQPLASLGSGFFGEPDAFPMFATNNRVKRRPSPYEMEITDGPHTKVVRRIFTNSRERWRQQNVNGAFAELRKLIPTHPPDKKLSKNEILRLAMKYINFLAKLLNDQEEEGTQRAKPGKDPVVGAGGASGGGGGGAPPDDLLQDVLSPNSSCGSSLDGAASPDSYTEEPAPKHTVRSLHPAMLPATDGAGPR, from the exons ATGACGGAGCGGCCGCCGAGCGAGGCGGCACGGAGTGACCCTCCACTGGAGGGACGGGAGGCGGCCGAGGCCCGCATGGCCCCCCCGCACCTGGTCCTGCTGAACGGCGTCGCCAAGGAGACGAGTCGCACGGCCCCGGTCGAGCTCCCGGTCATCGAGCTGGGCGCGCGCGGCGGCCCGGGGGGCGGCCCCGCGGGTGGAGGCGGCGCCGCGCGAGACTTAAAGGGCCGCGACGCGGCCGCGGCCGAAGCGCGCCATCGGGTGCCGACCACCGAGCTGTGCAGACCTCCGGGCTCCGCCCCGGCGCCCGCGCCCGCCCCGGCGCCTGCTGAGCTGCCCGGCGACGGCCGCATGGTGCAGCTGAGCCCGCCCGCGCTGGCGGCCCCCGCCGCCCCCGGCCGCACGCTGCTCTACAGCCTCAGCCAGCCGCTGGCCTCGCTCGGCAG TGGGTTCTTTGGGGAGCCAGATGCCTTTCCTATGTTTGCCACCAACAACCGAGTGAAGAGGAGACCCTCCCCTTATGAGATGGAGATTACTGACG GTCCCCACACCAAAGTAGTAAGGCGCATCTTCACCAATAGTCGGGAGCGATGGCGGCAGCAGAATGTGAATGGGGCCTTTGCTGAACTCCGCAAGCTGATCCCCACGCACCCCCCAGACAAGAAGCTCAGCAAGAATGAAATCCTCCGCCTGGCCATGAAATACATCAACTTCTTGGCCAAGCTGCTCAATGACCAGGAGGAGGAGGGCACCCAGCGGGCCAAGCCTGGCAAGGACCCTGTGGTGGGGGCTGGTGGAgcgagtgggggtggagggggtggtgcACCTCCAGACGACCTCCTGCAGGACGTGCTGTCCCCCAACTCCAGCTGTGGCAGCTCCCTAGATGGAGCAGCCAGCCCAGACAGCTATACAGAAGAGCCTGCACCCAAGCACACGGTCCGCAGCCTCCATCCTGCCATGCTGCCCGCCACTGATGGAGCTGGCCCTCGGTGA